A genomic stretch from Longimicrobiaceae bacterium includes:
- a CDS encoding NAD(P)/FAD-dependent oxidoreductase, translated as MQQSNWSDSNLALAGPASEGAGVDVVVVGAGLAGLECARRLAERGVRVVLVDRKPRVDHAVHTTGIFVRRTLESFALPEDCLGPAVRRVVLYSPSDRGIELESPHDEYRLGRMAALYRRGLDECLDAGAEWRPATTLADLQPVRGGSVAMLERAGRRERLHVRFVIGADGAVSRVAPALGLDQNREWLVGVEEVFVGLSTGLRPAFHVWLDPALAPGYIAWVVDDGEEVHVGVGGYASRFQPAEALRRFRERVAPRFGLQGVPAAERRGGRIPVGGVLPRIACPRGLLTGDAAGAVSPLTAGGLDPCLRLSSLAVDVTCNYLDSGDEAALEPYGGAAFRARFRTRLLLRRLLSSIHSPAAAELACAALRLPPCRSVARHVFFGRGSFPDPPTSLPHGQVRTTPVGSTSF; from the coding sequence CCGGCTTCGGAGGGAGCGGGGGTGGACGTGGTGGTGGTGGGCGCCGGGTTGGCCGGCCTGGAGTGCGCCCGGCGACTCGCCGAACGGGGGGTGCGGGTGGTGCTCGTCGACCGCAAGCCGCGGGTGGACCACGCGGTGCACACCACCGGGATCTTCGTGCGGCGCACCCTGGAGAGCTTCGCGCTGCCGGAGGATTGCCTCGGACCCGCCGTGCGGCGGGTGGTGCTCTACTCGCCTTCGGACCGCGGGATCGAGCTGGAGAGCCCGCACGACGAATATCGCCTCGGGCGCATGGCGGCGCTCTACCGAAGAGGACTCGATGAATGCCTCGACGCCGGGGCGGAGTGGAGGCCGGCGACCACGCTGGCGGACCTGCAGCCGGTTCGTGGGGGTTCGGTCGCGATGCTCGAGCGCGCGGGACGGAGAGAGCGGCTGCACGTCCGCTTCGTCATCGGCGCCGACGGGGCGGTCTCCCGCGTCGCGCCCGCGCTCGGGCTCGACCAGAACCGGGAGTGGCTGGTGGGGGTGGAGGAGGTCTTCGTGGGCCTTTCCACCGGTCTGCGCCCCGCCTTCCACGTCTGGCTGGACCCGGCCCTGGCACCGGGCTACATCGCATGGGTGGTGGACGACGGGGAGGAGGTCCACGTGGGCGTGGGAGGCTACGCCTCGCGCTTCCAACCAGCGGAGGCGCTGCGCCGCTTTCGCGAGCGCGTAGCGCCGCGTTTCGGTCTGCAAGGTGTGCCGGCCGCCGAACGACGCGGGGGCCGCATCCCGGTGGGCGGGGTCTTGCCGCGCATCGCCTGTCCCCGGGGGCTGCTGACCGGCGATGCCGCGGGCGCGGTGTCGCCGCTCACCGCAGGGGGACTCGATCCGTGCCTCCGTCTCTCCTCGCTGGCGGTCGACGTCACCTGTAACTATCTCGACAGCGGGGACGAGGCAGCGTTGGAACCGTACGGCGGTGCCGCCTTCCGCGCCCGCTTCCGAACCCGCCTTCTGCTCCGCCGGCTGCTGTCGTCCATCCACTCGCCTGCCGCCGCCGAACTGGCCTGCGCGGCGCTGCGACTACCGCCCTGCCGCTCTGTCGCGCGCCACGTCTTCTTCGGTCGTGGATCGTTCCCCGATCCGCCCACCTCGCTCCCACACGGGCAGGTTCGAACAACACCGGTGGGGTCTACTTCGTTCTAG
- a CDS encoding CehA/McbA family metallohydrolase produces the protein MLTLSHLRPFVPGALLLLSLGTILRLLIPTNALAQARPISAGPHLLSIGGVREWSEPAGVTSEPELNLRFEAPSPNGAAHTLALRQTGVRRTWVVELNGSEIGRLYPDENPHRVFFSVPEGALRTGENRLRVAPLDTLPDDVALAAIELLATPREALLGASAVAVTVLGEDLEPLPGRITIVDGEGALVELATESGGRLAVRPGVVYTGDGRAEVRLPAGSYRLYATRGFEYGVDSVDIALDAGETEEVTLRLRREVPTEGWVATDTHLHTYTHSGHGDATLEERAITIAGEALELPILTDHNVHVDLEPVAVAVGVRDYFTPVIGDELTTPVGHFNLFPVPAAAEPATPKVQNWAEVKSAIAAVEGVGAVVLNHARDIHLGFRPFDDGKTVRLPAERTASDGGEGGEEAWPLPAHAMEVLNSGSQQTDPLELFRDWLELLGRAYRLTPVGSSDSHDVARYIPGQGRTYIRVDDRDPARIDVDAAVERFRAGAVTVSFGLFTDVTVNDDYGPGDTVPAGGDSLDVGVRVLGPAWTRADRVSLYVGRERVRTEVLADSGAAGVKWSGRWRIPRPAPGSTIVALAEGPDPHRPFWPIALPYQPRSPAVAPKILGISGAVWIE, from the coding sequence GTGCTCACCTTGTCACACCTCCGTCCGTTCGTACCCGGTGCGCTCCTGCTGCTTTCGCTCGGCACGATCCTGCGGCTTCTCATCCCGACGAACGCCCTCGCCCAAGCGCGACCGATATCGGCGGGTCCACATCTGTTGAGCATTGGTGGGGTCAGGGAGTGGAGCGAGCCGGCCGGGGTGACGAGTGAGCCGGAGCTGAACCTGCGCTTCGAGGCCCCGAGCCCGAACGGGGCCGCGCATACCCTCGCGCTGCGGCAGACCGGCGTGCGCCGAACCTGGGTCGTCGAGCTGAACGGGTCAGAGATCGGTCGCCTCTATCCGGACGAGAACCCGCATCGGGTGTTCTTCTCAGTGCCCGAGGGGGCGCTGCGGACCGGCGAGAACCGGCTGCGGGTGGCGCCGCTCGACACCCTTCCCGACGACGTCGCACTGGCCGCAATCGAGCTGCTGGCGACTCCGCGTGAGGCTCTCCTGGGTGCGTCCGCGGTGGCGGTGACGGTGCTCGGGGAGGACTTGGAGCCGCTGCCGGGGCGGATCACGATCGTGGACGGGGAGGGAGCGCTGGTGGAGCTGGCCACGGAGAGCGGGGGACGCCTGGCGGTGCGGCCCGGAGTGGTGTACACGGGCGATGGACGCGCGGAGGTCCGGCTGCCCGCTGGATCTTACCGCCTCTACGCCACACGCGGCTTCGAGTACGGCGTGGATTCAGTGGATATCGCGCTCGATGCGGGAGAGACGGAGGAGGTGACGCTCCGACTCCGGCGTGAGGTGCCCACCGAGGGATGGGTCGCGACGGATACCCATCTGCACACCTACACCCACTCCGGCCACGGCGACGCCACGCTGGAAGAACGGGCGATCACGATCGCCGGCGAGGCGCTCGAGCTGCCCATCCTCACCGATCACAACGTGCACGTGGACCTGGAACCGGTGGCCGTGGCGGTGGGCGTGCGGGACTACTTCACGCCGGTGATCGGGGATGAGCTGACCACCCCGGTGGGGCACTTCAATCTCTTCCCGGTTCCGGCCGCGGCCGAACCGGCGACACCGAAGGTACAGAACTGGGCGGAGGTGAAGAGTGCGATCGCGGCGGTGGAGGGCGTCGGCGCGGTCGTGCTCAACCACGCGCGTGACATCCACCTTGGTTTCCGCCCGTTCGATGACGGGAAGACGGTGCGACTCCCCGCGGAACGGACCGCCTCGGACGGCGGAGAAGGTGGCGAGGAGGCTTGGCCTCTCCCCGCCCACGCGATGGAGGTGCTGAACTCCGGCTCGCAGCAGACCGATCCGCTGGAGCTGTTCCGCGATTGGCTGGAGCTGCTCGGTCGCGCATACCGTCTGACGCCGGTTGGCTCGAGCGACTCACACGATGTGGCCCGCTACATTCCCGGTCAGGGACGCACCTACATCCGCGTGGACGACCGCGACCCGGCCCGGATCGATGTGGACGCGGCGGTGGAGCGCTTCCGCGCCGGCGCGGTCACGGTGAGCTTCGGACTGTTCACGGACGTCACCGTGAACGACGACTACGGACCGGGAGACACTGTGCCGGCCGGAGGGGATTCGCTCGACGTCGGCGTGCGCGTGCTGGGCCCCGCCTGGACCCGAGCAGACCGGGTGTCGCTGTACGTCGGCAGAGAGCGGGTGCGCACCGAGGTGCTCGCGGACAGCGGCGCGGCCGGGGTCAAGTGGAGCGGGCGCTGGCGCATTCCGCGCCCCGCCCCCGGATCGACGATCGTCGCCCTGGCGGAGGGTCCGGATCCGCACCGACCCTTCTGGCCGATCGCCCTACCCTATCAACCGAGGTCACCCGCCGTCGCGCCGAAGATACTCGGAATAAGCGGTGCGGTCTGGATTGAGTAA
- a CDS encoding sulfatase, translating into MRLTTLLLLALSALLAATASAQERPPNIVVILADDLGYGDLGVYGHPTIQTPRLDRMGAEGMKFTQFYAAASVCTPSRAALMTGRLPIRSGLTRVLFPHSTVGMPAEEITIAEALRQRGYATAAIGKWHLGHLPQFLPTKHGFDSYFGIPYSNDMDRVGGPEGRAAFREPRFEYWNVPLMRDTQIVERPADQRTITRRYTEEAVRFIREHRDQPFFLYLAHNLPHVPLFASDRFLGSSARGLYGDVVQEIDWSVGQVLDVLRELDLEERTLVFFTSDNGPWLAYDDHGGSAGLLRDGKGTTWEGGMRVPAIAWWPGTVPAGTVRTQVTSNLDIFPTALALAGGELPRDRIIDGRSLLPLLRGESKAEVREFFPYYRNDELYAARVGPWKAHFITRDLAGGATDPVEHEIPKLYNLDVDPSEKYNVAEDHPEVIAKIRRAVEEFRTR; encoded by the coding sequence GTGCGACTGACGACGCTCCTCCTCCTCGCGCTCTCCGCCCTCCTCGCCGCCACCGCGTCCGCGCAGGAGCGCCCCCCGAACATCGTGGTCATCCTTGCGGACGACCTGGGGTACGGCGACCTGGGGGTGTACGGGCATCCCACCATCCAGACGCCGCGGCTGGACCGCATGGGGGCCGAGGGGATGAAGTTCACCCAGTTCTACGCGGCGGCTTCGGTGTGCACGCCCAGCCGCGCCGCGCTGATGACGGGCCGCCTGCCGATCCGCAGCGGACTGACGCGCGTGCTCTTCCCCCACTCCACGGTGGGGATGCCCGCGGAGGAGATCACCATCGCCGAGGCGCTGCGTCAGCGAGGCTACGCCACCGCGGCCATCGGGAAGTGGCACCTGGGACATCTCCCTCAATTCCTCCCCACCAAGCACGGCTTCGACTCCTACTTCGGCATCCCGTACTCGAACGACATGGATCGCGTGGGTGGGCCGGAAGGCCGCGCCGCCTTCCGCGAGCCGCGCTTCGAGTACTGGAATGTGCCGTTGATGCGGGACACGCAGATCGTGGAGCGCCCCGCGGACCAGCGCACCATCACCCGCCGCTACACGGAGGAGGCGGTGCGCTTCATCCGCGAGCACCGGGACCAGCCCTTCTTCCTCTACCTCGCGCACAACCTCCCGCACGTGCCGCTATTCGCCTCCGATCGGTTCCTCGGCTCGAGCGCGCGCGGCCTCTACGGCGACGTGGTGCAGGAGATCGACTGGAGCGTGGGCCAGGTGCTGGACGTGTTGCGGGAGCTGGACCTGGAGGAGCGCACGCTGGTTTTCTTCACCAGCGACAACGGACCCTGGCTGGCCTACGATGATCATGGCGGCTCCGCCGGGCTGCTGCGCGACGGTAAGGGGACCACCTGGGAGGGCGGGATGCGGGTGCCGGCGATTGCCTGGTGGCCGGGAACCGTGCCCGCCGGCACCGTGCGCACCCAGGTAACCAGCAACCTGGACATCTTCCCCACGGCGCTCGCGCTCGCCGGCGGTGAGCTACCGCGCGACCGGATCATCGATGGACGGAGCCTGTTGCCGCTGCTCCGCGGGGAGAGCAAGGCCGAGGTGCGCGAGTTCTTCCCTTACTACCGCAACGACGAGCTGTACGCCGCGCGCGTCGGGCCGTGGAAGGCGCACTTCATCACCCGGGACCTCGCCGGTGGCGCGACCGATCCGGTGGAGCACGAGATCCCGAAGTTGTACAACCTGGATGTCGATCCTTCGGAGAAGTACAACGTGGCGGAGGACCACCCCGAGGTGATTGCGAAGATCCGGCGTGCGGTGGAGGAGTTCAGAACGAGGTGA
- a CDS encoding LytTR family DNA-binding domain-containing protein, with protein MPDGRPLRVVIADDEPLGVGRLAELLSEQPDVEVVATAENGEEAIRAIRELRPDLVFLDIRMPRKSGLEVVREVGPDRMPATVFVTAYDRHAVEAFDLAAVDYLVKPYDDERFEEAFRRARRKIELEGLDGLREQMLRLLQSGQGDPPAPFGKAAQERYLRRIAVPMRGRMRVIPVEEIDYITASGVYAELHSAGGRHLIRAPLQALEEQLDPAEFMRIHRSVIVRLDRVQMLLRGGQGKYEVQLRDGIRLPVGRSRRTEVEQRLGRR; from the coding sequence ACGACGAGCCGCTCGGGGTCGGGCGGCTGGCGGAGCTGCTGTCCGAGCAACCGGACGTGGAGGTGGTGGCCACGGCAGAGAACGGCGAGGAGGCGATCAGGGCAATCCGCGAGCTTCGTCCGGACCTGGTCTTCCTCGACATCCGCATGCCGCGCAAATCGGGGCTCGAGGTGGTGCGCGAGGTGGGGCCGGATCGTATGCCCGCCACGGTCTTCGTCACCGCCTACGATCGCCACGCGGTGGAAGCGTTCGACCTGGCCGCGGTGGACTACCTGGTCAAACCCTACGACGACGAGCGCTTCGAGGAGGCGTTCCGGCGCGCCCGCCGGAAGATCGAGCTCGAGGGATTGGACGGGCTCCGCGAGCAGATGCTGAGGCTGTTGCAGTCAGGGCAGGGCGATCCGCCTGCGCCCTTCGGGAAGGCGGCTCAGGAGCGGTACCTGCGGCGGATCGCGGTGCCGATGCGAGGCAGGATGCGGGTGATTCCGGTCGAAGAGATCGACTACATCACCGCGAGCGGGGTGTACGCGGAGCTGCATTCGGCCGGCGGTAGGCACCTGATCCGCGCGCCGCTGCAGGCGCTCGAGGAGCAGCTCGATCCCGCGGAGTTCATGCGCATCCACCGGTCCGTGATCGTGCGGTTGGATCGGGTGCAGATGCTCCTGCGCGGCGGGCAGGGGAAGTACGAGGTTCAGCTCAGAGACGGGATCCGGCTGCCCGTTGGCCGCTCGCGGCGGACAGAGGTGGAGCAGCGGCTCGGGCGTAGGTGA